The following proteins come from a genomic window of Methanosarcina sp. MTP4:
- a CDS encoding adenosylcobalamin-dependent ribonucleoside-diphosphate reductase: MPGKAEGWDALTAEILKARYLREGEKTWEDLCERVARAIATNEEECREFRDLMVRKIFLPSSPTLMNAGTELGQLAACFVVPVEDSVEDIFEAIKTAALIQKTGGGTGFNFSNIRPMGSPALCTDGVASGPLSFMGLFNAATDVIKQFGRRRGANMGILDVSHDDVISFIRAKRVEGDFSNFNLSVMIPDTFMELIEAGRTEEVWNERTGVKTGEIYSEIVDGIWKNGEPGVLFYDRINKDNFTPELGRITGTNPCGEEPLLPYESCNLGSINLSLFATAGTVDLAFLGEVTGTAVRFLDNEIDVNAYPIPEIEKATKRTRKVGLGVMGFHDLLLKLDLPYDSGEALELAEKLMACIDEAAVLESRKLAEKKGPFPEWEISTWEYPMRNAALTAIAPTGTISLLAGCSAGIEPVFSWVYRRTQTVGKEFMLVHPIFEARFRPRLPKAEYERFLEHVYVHGTLQDLEGPDSGSGKPVSGEPVFGEEKRLFRSALDIGWKTHIDMQAAFQRHCHAGISKTINMPYEASRDEIGKALAYAWKQGLKGLTIYRTGSRERVVLSLKKPEKT; encoded by the coding sequence ATGCCGGGAAAAGCGGAAGGATGGGATGCCCTGACTGCCGAGATCCTTAAAGCCAGGTATTTGCGGGAAGGGGAGAAGACCTGGGAAGATCTCTGCGAGAGGGTTGCAAGGGCGATTGCAACAAATGAAGAAGAGTGCCGGGAATTCAGGGATTTGATGGTCCGGAAAATCTTTCTCCCGAGTTCGCCCACTCTCATGAATGCGGGCACCGAGCTCGGGCAGCTTGCCGCCTGTTTCGTGGTCCCTGTGGAGGACAGTGTAGAGGATATTTTCGAAGCGATCAAAACCGCGGCCCTGATCCAGAAGACCGGGGGAGGCACCGGGTTTAACTTTTCAAATATACGGCCCATGGGCTCTCCTGCCCTCTGCACTGACGGAGTTGCCAGCGGCCCGCTTTCTTTCATGGGGCTCTTCAACGCGGCAACGGACGTGATAAAACAGTTCGGGCGGCGCAGGGGGGCCAATATGGGGATCCTGGACGTGTCCCACGACGATGTTATCTCCTTCATCAGGGCCAAGCGGGTGGAAGGGGACTTTAGCAATTTCAACCTCTCGGTAATGATCCCGGATACCTTTATGGAGCTAATCGAGGCAGGCCGGACAGAAGAGGTCTGGAATGAAAGGACAGGTGTGAAGACAGGGGAAATCTATTCCGAGATCGTAGACGGGATCTGGAAAAACGGGGAGCCGGGAGTCCTCTTTTATGACCGTATAAATAAGGACAACTTCACCCCGGAACTGGGCAGGATCACCGGCACAAACCCCTGTGGGGAAGAGCCGCTCCTCCCCTATGAGTCCTGCAACCTGGGCAGCATCAACCTCTCCCTCTTCGCAACAGCCGGGACGGTTGACCTGGCTTTTCTTGGGGAAGTGACGGGGACAGCAGTCCGTTTCCTGGATAACGAGATCGATGTAAACGCATATCCTATCCCTGAAATCGAGAAAGCCACGAAAAGAACCCGGAAAGTGGGGCTCGGGGTAATGGGTTTTCATGACCTGCTTTTGAAACTGGACCTTCCCTACGACTCCGGCGAAGCCCTGGAACTTGCGGAAAAACTCATGGCCTGCATAGATGAAGCCGCAGTTCTCGAATCGAGAAAGCTTGCGGAGAAAAAAGGACCTTTTCCCGAATGGGAAATATCCACGTGGGAATACCCTATGAGGAATGCCGCCCTTACAGCCATTGCCCCCACTGGCACCATCAGTCTCCTTGCCGGGTGTTCCGCAGGAATCGAGCCCGTATTCAGCTGGGTCTACCGGAGGACGCAGACGGTGGGCAAAGAATTCATGCTTGTCCACCCTATTTTCGAAGCCCGTTTCAGGCCCAGACTCCCGAAAGCTGAATATGAAAGGTTCCTCGAGCACGTCTATGTCCACGGCACCCTGCAGGACCTTGAGGGGCCTGACTCCGGATCCGGGAAACCTGTGTCCGGGGAACCTGTGTTCGGAGAAGAAAAGCGGCTCTTCAGGTCAGCCCTGGACATAGGCTGGAAGACCCACATCGATATGCAGGCAGCTTTCCAGCGCCATTGTCACGCAGGGATCTCAAAGACCATCAACATGCCTTATGAAGCGAGCAGGGACGAGATCGGAAAAGCCCTTGCCTATGCCTGGAAACAGGGCCTGAAAGGCCTGACCATCTACAGGACAGGGAGCAGGGAGAGGGTGGTGCTCAGCCTGAAAAAACCCGAAAAAACCTGA
- a CDS encoding DMT family transporter: MSASYKHHFELLAACMIYGTVGIFMELLRDMSVSSILFYRLLFGLITIFVYLSITGKLGQLSLKKRKKYLLLLGLFYVSQMFCYYSAIRYLGASSAVLLLYTDPIYLTFLAPLLLGEKNTGRTILALFLGLVGVFYVTRPEGGFEQLDITGNYLKGILYGLLGGLFSSGVIISVRFLRDEYNGLTQLFWQSIISLFFLAPFAVKVPGTVLVANLQALVLFGVLITATAAVLYMRGVAGVTAVTGSILTLVEPVSCIFFDYTVLGSSIHRGMLVGSVFILAAALVVSLESFDSLKKWIFGERRLFGDRWVFEAEAEEE; the protein is encoded by the coding sequence ATGTCTGCCTCGTATAAGCACCACTTTGAGCTCCTGGCTGCGTGCATGATTTACGGTACAGTCGGGATCTTCATGGAATTACTCCGGGACATGTCCGTGAGTTCGATTCTTTTCTATCGGCTGCTGTTCGGCCTTATCACCATTTTCGTTTACCTCTCAATTACCGGCAAACTGGGGCAGCTTTCTTTGAAAAAAAGGAAGAAGTACCTCCTTCTCCTGGGGCTTTTTTATGTTTCACAGATGTTTTGCTATTATTCCGCAATCCGTTACCTGGGAGCTTCCTCGGCAGTCCTGCTCCTTTATACGGACCCCATATATCTTACCTTCCTTGCTCCTCTCCTGCTCGGGGAAAAAAATACCGGAAGGACAATTCTAGCTCTCTTCCTGGGCCTGGTAGGCGTTTTCTATGTAACGAGGCCTGAAGGCGGTTTCGAACAGCTTGATATCACGGGCAATTACCTGAAAGGTATACTTTACGGGCTTCTTGGAGGCCTTTTCAGCAGCGGGGTCATTATCTCGGTCCGCTTCCTCAGAGATGAGTATAACGGCCTGACCCAGCTCTTCTGGCAGAGTATAATCAGCCTTTTCTTCCTGGCCCCGTTTGCAGTCAAGGTGCCCGGGACAGTGCTTGTTGCAAATCTCCAGGCCCTTGTGCTCTTCGGGGTTCTTATTACGGCAACCGCGGCAGTACTCTACATGAGGGGGGTTGCGGGTGTAACCGCTGTTACGGGAAGCATCCTGACCCTGGTAGAACCCGTTTCCTGTATCTTTTTCGACTACACGGTCCTGGGAAGCTCGATACACAGGGGCATGCTGGTTGGCTCCGTTTTCATCCTGGCAGCCGCTCTGGTGGTGAGCCTGGAAAGTTTCGATTCCCTTAAAAAATGGATTTTCGGAGAGAGAAGGCTCTTCGGGGACAGGTGGGTTTTCGAGGCCGAGGCTGAGGAAGAATAA
- a CDS encoding DMT family transporter, protein MLTRAGSFKSQSEVIGGSIIYGTLGIFLDRIQDMSVGSILFCRLFFGLCMLFLYLFLSGGLEELHLGRNRKYLLLLGFLNTVTGLCFFSAIRYSGISIAILLLYTAPVYVSLLAPTILGEKRNGKSLLPLALAVAGVLLIARPGEVLSNFGADSSFFKGLLFGMLSGFSFGAVIITVRYLKDDYSGMAQTFWLTGVSLLLVLPSIASTPFPLVLENLQTLVLFGVTITLAALLYLKGISGISAQTGSILALIEPVSGIFFDVTVLKSPLYISTVIGCCFILTAAYLAGSSREGEGNLEELLP, encoded by the coding sequence ATGCTCACACGGGCAGGCTCTTTCAAATCCCAGTCAGAAGTCATAGGCGGCAGCATCATCTACGGTACGCTCGGGATTTTCCTGGACCGGATCCAGGACATGTCCGTGGGGTCCATTCTTTTCTGCAGGCTCTTTTTCGGGCTTTGCATGCTTTTTCTGTACCTGTTCCTGAGCGGGGGCCTGGAAGAACTCCACCTCGGGAGAAATAGAAAATACCTCCTGCTACTTGGCTTTTTGAATACCGTGACCGGTTTGTGCTTCTTTTCGGCTATCAGGTACAGTGGAATTTCCATAGCTATCCTGCTCCTCTACACGGCTCCCGTATATGTTAGTCTGCTGGCCCCCACTATCCTGGGCGAGAAAAGGAATGGTAAAAGTCTGCTGCCTCTCGCTCTTGCGGTTGCCGGGGTGCTGCTGATAGCCCGCCCCGGAGAGGTCCTGAGCAACTTCGGAGCGGACAGCAGTTTTTTCAAGGGCCTGCTATTCGGGATGCTTTCCGGCTTCTCCTTTGGGGCGGTGATCATCACGGTCCGCTACCTCAAAGACGACTATTCGGGAATGGCCCAGACCTTCTGGCTCACAGGCGTAAGTCTGCTCCTGGTGCTGCCTTCCATTGCCTCTACTCCTTTCCCTCTGGTCCTTGAAAACCTGCAGACCCTGGTGCTCTTCGGGGTAACCATCACCCTTGCGGCTCTCCTCTACCTGAAAGGGATATCCGGGATAAGTGCCCAGACCGGAAGCATCCTCGCCCTGATCGAACCGGTCTCAGGAATCTTCTTTGACGTCACGGTCCTGAAAAGCCCTCTTTATATAAGCACGGTTATAGGTTGCTGCTTTATCCTCACAGCCGCCTACCTGGCGGGCAGCAGCAGGGAAGGAGAAGGAAATCTGGAAGAGCTCCTGCCCTGA
- a CDS encoding ABC transporter ATP-binding protein, whose amino-acid sequence MTEKTPIIELRNLTKIYQDGVEFRALDDACLRIEKGEFVSIVGPSGSGKSTLMHLIGLLDTPSSGTLLIDEQDVTEMSDKERSEMRNRMLGFIFQYHHLLPDFTALENVMMPLLIAGTGKKEAKEVAEKLLTEVGLKDRMDHKPGELSGGQNQRVAVARALSGSPAIVLGDEPTGNLDTKTGDMIYELLRKLNREHDQTFIVVTHNEDLAGKADRIIRLVDGKIISSA is encoded by the coding sequence ATGACAGAAAAAACCCCCATCATCGAACTTAGGAACCTTACCAAAATCTACCAGGACGGGGTGGAGTTCCGGGCCCTTGACGATGCCTGCTTGCGGATCGAAAAAGGGGAATTTGTGTCAATTGTCGGGCCTTCGGGTTCAGGGAAAAGTACCCTGATGCACCTGATAGGCCTTCTGGACACTCCCAGTTCCGGGACCCTTCTGATTGACGAACAGGACGTGACCGAGATGTCAGATAAGGAGCGTTCCGAAATGCGGAACCGGATGCTCGGTTTTATATTCCAGTACCATCACCTGCTCCCGGATTTCACAGCCCTTGAAAATGTGATGATGCCGCTTTTGATCGCCGGAACGGGAAAGAAAGAAGCAAAAGAGGTAGCTGAAAAACTTTTGACAGAAGTTGGCCTGAAAGACCGGATGGACCACAAGCCAGGTGAACTCTCGGGAGGCCAGAACCAGAGGGTTGCAGTTGCCAGGGCTCTTAGCGGCTCTCCGGCTATCGTGCTCGGGGACGAACCCACCGGGAACCTGGATACAAAAACCGGAGACATGATTTATGAATTGCTCAGGAAGCTGAACCGGGAACATGACCAGACCTTCATAGTGGTAACGCACAACGAGGACCTGGCCGGAAAAGCCGACAGGATAATCAGGCTTGTAGACGGGAAGATCATAAGCAGCGCCTGA
- a CDS encoding PPC domain-containing DNA-binding protein has product MEYAKGRIGRVFTVRVDHGDDLILELIKLAELEEIESAVFVLLGALKEGKLVTGPKENRRPPIPIWSGFDDVHEILGIGDIFLEEGKPKVHLHAGTGREDSVKLGCLRGESEVFMVVEVFILEIEGIAAERVMDMEQGFAPVSFGRSHDRG; this is encoded by the coding sequence ATGGAATACGCAAAAGGAAGAATAGGCCGGGTCTTTACCGTCAGGGTAGATCACGGGGATGACCTGATTCTGGAACTGATTAAACTCGCGGAACTCGAAGAGATCGAGTCGGCTGTATTCGTGCTGCTCGGCGCGCTAAAAGAAGGAAAGCTCGTGACGGGTCCGAAAGAAAACAGGCGCCCTCCAATCCCGATATGGTCCGGTTTTGATGACGTTCATGAGATTCTCGGGATTGGAGATATCTTCCTAGAGGAGGGGAAGCCAAAGGTCCACCTGCATGCCGGGACAGGTCGTGAGGACTCTGTAAAACTCGGCTGTCTCCGGGGTGAAAGTGAGGTTTTTATGGTTGTTGAAGTGTTTATCTTAGAAATTGAAGGGATTGCTGCTGAAAGGGTCATGGATATGGAGCAGGGCTTTGCGCCGGTCAGCTTCGGAAGGAGTCATGACCGGGGATAA
- a CDS encoding transcriptional regulator yields the protein MTDDSPVVLTEKEYTVIDMLQTLGLPRTEATAIVCLKDCSELRSLHIEIVSGLRQPEVSVAMRPLKERGWVDERSEKKSKGKGRPVKYYQLILPFPKIIGMLEDEFLKDNKEKMTALRRLRELEVVLQN from the coding sequence ATGACTGACGATTCTCCTGTTGTTTTAACCGAAAAAGAGTATACAGTTATTGATATGCTCCAGACCCTAGGCCTCCCGCGAACGGAAGCCACGGCAATCGTATGTCTCAAAGACTGCAGCGAACTAAGGTCGCTTCACATAGAGATTGTTTCCGGGCTCAGGCAGCCGGAAGTAAGCGTAGCCATGCGCCCCCTTAAGGAAAGAGGATGGGTGGATGAAAGATCAGAAAAGAAGAGCAAGGGAAAAGGCAGACCTGTCAAATACTACCAGTTGATTTTACCCTTCCCCAAAATAATAGGGATGTTAGAGGATGAATTCCTGAAAGACAATAAGGAAAAAATGACTGCCCTCAGAAGACTCAGGGAACTGGAAGTTGTGCTGCAAAATTGA
- the eno gene encoding phosphopyruvate hydratase, which produces MSYIGLQQGSGEYKIQKIHAREILDSRGNPTVEVDVFTDKGFGRAAVPSGASTGTYEALEMRDGDPNRYGGKGVLNAVKNVNTVIQKELLGLDVRNQREIDELMIELDETENKANLGANAILGVSMAVAKAGADSLNMPLYRYFGGSNAFTLPVPTMNVLNGGKHAGNDLAIQEFMIQPKGAETFFEAMQVGAEIYHTLGKILEKKYGGSSTNVGYEGGYAPMMSESTEALDALVQAIEEAGYTETEVTIGLDCAASEFYADEFYTIDGKKLAAPELMDYYIELVNTYPILSIEDPFYEESFEDFEALTSELWDTIIVGDDLFVTNIERLSRGVDMGAANALLLKVNQIGSISEAFDAASMAARNGYTVVVSHRSAETEDTTIADLAVGIGAEMIKTGAPARGERTAKYNQLLRIEEDLGEVAHFVQL; this is translated from the coding sequence ATGTCGTATATCGGTTTACAGCAGGGTTCTGGAGAGTACAAAATCCAAAAGATACACGCTAGGGAGATTCTGGATTCCAGAGGAAACCCCACCGTCGAAGTTGATGTGTTTACAGATAAGGGGTTCGGAAGGGCAGCTGTTCCTTCGGGTGCTTCCACGGGGACCTACGAAGCTCTTGAAATGCGGGACGGAGACCCGAACAGGTACGGTGGAAAAGGCGTACTTAACGCTGTCAAAAACGTGAACACCGTTATCCAGAAGGAACTGCTGGGGCTTGATGTACGGAACCAGCGGGAAATCGATGAGCTGATGATCGAGCTCGACGAAACGGAAAACAAAGCTAACCTTGGAGCAAATGCAATCCTGGGAGTTTCGATGGCTGTTGCAAAGGCCGGTGCCGATTCCCTTAACATGCCTCTCTACCGCTATTTCGGCGGTTCTAACGCTTTTACCCTGCCTGTCCCTACCATGAACGTCCTGAACGGAGGGAAGCACGCAGGTAACGACCTTGCAATCCAGGAATTCATGATCCAGCCCAAGGGCGCCGAAACTTTCTTCGAGGCCATGCAGGTAGGCGCCGAGATCTATCACACCCTCGGGAAAATCCTGGAAAAGAAATACGGCGGCTCCTCGACAAACGTGGGCTATGAAGGCGGATACGCTCCCATGATGAGCGAGAGCACGGAAGCTCTTGATGCCCTGGTACAGGCAATCGAGGAAGCAGGCTACACCGAAACCGAAGTAACCATCGGGCTTGATTGCGCTGCTTCCGAGTTCTATGCGGACGAGTTCTACACGATTGACGGGAAGAAGCTCGCAGCTCCGGAACTCATGGACTACTACATCGAACTTGTAAACACCTACCCGATCCTCTCCATCGAAGACCCCTTCTACGAGGAATCTTTCGAGGACTTCGAGGCCCTGACCAGCGAACTCTGGGACACGATCATCGTGGGCGACGACCTCTTCGTCACAAACATCGAAAGGCTCTCCAGAGGCGTGGACATGGGAGCGGCAAATGCCCTTCTCCTGAAAGTCAACCAGATAGGAAGCATCTCCGAAGCCTTTGACGCCGCAAGCATGGCAGCCAGGAACGGCTACACCGTGGTTGTAAGCCACCGCTCTGCGGAAACCGAAGACACCACCATCGCGGACCTTGCTGTAGGTATCGGAGCCGAGATGATCAAGACCGGAGCCCCGGCCCGCGGCGAAAGGACCGCAAAATACAACCAGCTCCTCAGGATCGAGGAAGACCTGGGTGAAGTCGCACACTTCGTGCAGCTCTAA
- a CDS encoding ABC transporter permease, which yields MYELGIAFRQGFSRRRQTIFAIIAVALAVAVITVMMAMMSGFQGELVESSIENNPHIVISPADEEEEFIHLYRHTSTRIMEKEGVIAVSPKYLGQAALEFRDNAEGVSLEGVEPMAEDAVMRVSEDVIDGDFFALVHSRQGIILGDKLAENLEVKVGDRVDAVFPDSKTSSFKVVGLTHTGTAADEVMAYARLDSVQDFYNEPGVVSTIGVRVQDPYQAETIAASIEEETGLDAVSWREANADILDLLETQQAFIYIFYALIYGIAGFGIANTLITVVAQRTPEIGILKAMGASRRSITIVFLIQSALLGAIGLVLGTVLGYAATVFLQNYKIDIPQEMYFGLQTLPLEVEPLNFVYAAIFAFVINLIAGVYPARKAAKLDAVTAIESA from the coding sequence ATGTATGAACTGGGTATCGCATTCAGACAGGGGTTTTCAAGGCGGAGGCAGACCATCTTTGCAATTATTGCCGTTGCCCTTGCCGTTGCCGTGATTACGGTAATGATGGCTATGATGTCGGGTTTTCAGGGGGAACTGGTAGAATCGAGCATTGAGAATAACCCGCACATAGTGATCTCCCCGGCAGACGAGGAAGAGGAGTTCATACACCTCTACAGGCACACTTCCACACGAATCATGGAAAAAGAAGGTGTTATAGCCGTTTCCCCCAAGTACCTGGGTCAGGCGGCGCTGGAGTTCCGGGACAATGCCGAAGGTGTTTCCCTTGAGGGCGTGGAACCCATGGCAGAAGATGCGGTCATGCGGGTAAGCGAGGACGTCATTGACGGGGATTTTTTTGCCCTTGTGCACAGCAGGCAGGGGATCATACTCGGGGACAAACTTGCGGAAAACCTCGAAGTTAAGGTAGGAGACCGGGTAGATGCTGTTTTTCCGGACTCAAAGACAAGCTCTTTCAAAGTGGTAGGGCTTACCCATACGGGCACCGCAGCCGATGAGGTTATGGCTTACGCAAGGCTTGATTCCGTGCAGGATTTCTACAACGAGCCCGGAGTCGTGAGCACCATCGGGGTGAGGGTGCAAGACCCCTACCAGGCAGAGACAATAGCAGCCTCAATCGAGGAAGAAACGGGTCTGGACGCCGTAAGCTGGCGCGAGGCGAACGCCGATATCCTGGACCTCCTTGAAACCCAGCAGGCTTTCATATATATCTTCTACGCGCTGATCTACGGGATTGCTGGTTTCGGGATTGCCAACACCCTGATAACCGTTGTAGCCCAACGGACCCCGGAGATCGGGATCCTGAAAGCCATGGGAGCCTCCCGGCGGAGCATCACCATTGTTTTCCTTATCCAGTCCGCACTCCTTGGCGCCATTGGTCTGGTGCTGGGCACGGTCCTGGGCTATGCGGCAACTGTTTTTCTCCAGAATTATAAGATTGACATCCCCCAGGAAATGTATTTCGGGCTGCAGACCCTCCCTCTCGAGGTCGAACCCCTTAACTTCGTCTATGCCGCTATCTTTGCCTTCGTTATTAACCTGATTGCCGGGGTTTACCCTGCCAGAAAAGCTGCAAAACTCGACGCTGTAACCGCGATCGAAAGCGCCTGA